A genomic region of Trifolium pratense cultivar HEN17-A07 linkage group LG3, ARS_RC_1.1, whole genome shotgun sequence contains the following coding sequences:
- the LOC123918097 gene encoding probable LL-diaminopimelate aminotransferase, chloroplastic, producing the protein MAVQDPSYPAYVDSSVIMGQTGLYQKDVQKFANIEYMRCNPENGFFPDLSSLSRPDIIFFCSPNNPTGAAATREQLVQLVRFAKDNGSIIVYDSAYAMYISGDNPRSIFEIPGAKEVAIETSSFSKYAGFTGVRLGWTVVPKQLLFSDGFPVAKDFNRIVSTCFNGASNISQAGGLACLSPEGLKAMRGVIGFYKENTNIIVDTFDSLGFKVYGGKSAPYVWVHFPGQNSWDVFSEILEKTHVVTTPGSGFGPGGEGFVRVSAFGHRENVLEACRRFKKLYK; encoded by the exons ATGGCTGTGCAGGATCCATCATACCCG GCCTATGTAGACTCAAGTGTAATTATGGGCCAAACTGGTCTATACCAGAAGGACGTTCAGAAGTTTGCAAACATTGAGTACATGAGGTGTAATCCAGAAAATGGTTTCTTCCCTGATTTGTCATCTCTTTCTCGACCAGATATCATATTTTTCTGTTCTCCAAACAATCCTACTGGTGCTGCAGCAACAAGGGAGCAACTGGTCCAACTAGTTCGGTTTGCTAAGGACAATGGATCTATAATAGTATATGACTCAGCGTATGCTATGTATATTTCTGGCGACAACCCACGCTCCATCTTTGAAATTCCTGGAGCCAAAGAG GTTGCCATTGAAACTTCATCATTTAGCAAGTATGCTGGGTTCACTGGAGTTCGACTGGGTTGGACTGTGGTTCCAAAGCAGTTACTGTTTTCTGATGGATTTCCCGTTGCCAAGGACTTCAACCGTATCGTATCTACTTGTTTCAATGGTGCATCAAATATTTCCCAGGCTGGTGGTCTTGCCTGCCTTTCACCAGAAGGCCTTAAG GCTATGCGCGGGGTTATTGGATTCTACAAAGAAAATACTAACATAATAGTCGACACATTTGATTCTCTCGGGTTTAAAGTGTATGGAGGGAAAAGTGCACCGTACGTGTGGGTCCACTTCCCAGGCCAAAATTCATGGGATGTATTCAGTGAGATTCTTGAGAAGACACATGTGGTTACAACTCCTGGCAGTGGTTTTGGACCCGGTGGTGAAGGTTTTGTCAGGGTTAGTGCCTTTGGTCACAGGGAAAATGTCTTGGAGGCCTGCAGAAGATTCAAGAAGCTATACAAGTGA